In Nitratiruptor sp. YY09-18, a single window of DNA contains:
- a CDS encoding peroxiredoxin produces MLVTKKAPDFTTPAVMPDNTINENFNLYENIGEKGAVLFFYPLDFTFVCPSEIIAFDHRLEEFQKRGINVIGCSVDSHYTHLAWKNTPVEKGGIGNIRYPLVADLTKKIARDYDVLLEEAGVALRGSFLIDKDGTIRHCVINDLPLGRNIDEMIRMVDAMEFANEHGEVCPAEWEKGKEAMKPTPEGVAEYLAKHADEL; encoded by the coding sequence ATGTTAGTCACTAAAAAAGCGCCAGATTTTACTACACCGGCGGTAATGCCAGACAATACAATCAATGAAAACTTCAATCTCTATGAAAATATCGGAGAAAAAGGAGCAGTTCTTTTCTTCTATCCTCTCGATTTCACATTTGTATGTCCAAGTGAAATCATAGCATTTGATCATAGACTTGAAGAGTTTCAAAAAAGAGGTATCAATGTAATAGGATGCTCGGTAGACAGTCATTACACTCACCTTGCTTGGAAAAATACTCCAGTAGAAAAAGGGGGAATCGGCAATATCCGCTATCCGCTTGTAGCTGATCTTACTAAAAAGATTGCAAGAGACTATGATGTGCTTCTAGAAGAAGCAGGCGTAGCTCTTAGAGGAAGTTTCTTAATAGACAAAGATGGAACTATTCGCCACTGTGTTATCAATGACCTTCCACTTGGACGTAACATCGATGAGATGATTCGTATGGTAGATGCCATGGAATTTGCTAACGAGCATGGCGAAGTATGTCCTGCAGAGTGGGAAAAAGGTAAAGAGGCTATGAAGCCAACCCCTGAAGGTGTTGCTGAATATCTTGCAAAACACGCAGACGAACTCTAA